Proteins from one Oscillatoria nigro-viridis PCC 7112 genomic window:
- a CDS encoding phosphoribulokinase — protein sequence MSDRPIILGIVGDSAAGKTTLTRGIAQVLGPENVTVICTDDYHRYDRKQRAEIGITALHPDCNYLDIMQQHLSLLRTGQAILKPIYNHTTGTFDPPEYIKPSKFVIVEGLLGYATRTIRDSYDVKVYLAPPEELRTQWKVKRDVMKRGYTEEQVLAEMQKREPDSEDFIRPQRKSADVVVSFYPPEADKESNLSVRLVLRPTIPHPDFTEILGRGSDSFQPAIRLGLDRDMGKPVDVLEVDSHATSEQVNELEMILCSELPHLRGFCTAQGNPEIGKLIGTTGEVLQSYPLALTQLLVAYHMMKAIHVY from the coding sequence ATGAGCGATCGACCAATTATTCTCGGTATTGTCGGAGACAGCGCAGCGGGCAAAACCACCCTGACGCGGGGAATTGCCCAAGTATTGGGGCCAGAAAATGTCACTGTGATTTGCACTGACGACTATCATCGCTACGACAGAAAGCAGCGGGCCGAAATCGGAATCACAGCATTGCATCCCGACTGCAATTACCTCGACATCATGCAGCAGCACCTCAGCCTGCTGCGTACCGGACAAGCAATTCTCAAACCTATCTACAACCACACGACAGGTACATTCGACCCGCCGGAATACATCAAGCCCAGCAAATTTGTAATAGTTGAAGGTTTGCTGGGTTACGCAACCCGAACAATCCGCGATTCTTACGACGTAAAAGTGTATCTTGCTCCTCCCGAAGAGCTGCGAACTCAGTGGAAAGTTAAGCGCGATGTCATGAAGCGCGGTTATACTGAAGAACAGGTGCTGGCAGAAATGCAAAAGCGGGAACCGGATTCTGAAGACTTCATTCGCCCTCAGCGCAAATCGGCCGATGTTGTAGTTAGTTTTTACCCGCCAGAAGCAGACAAAGAATCAAATTTGAGCGTCCGTTTAGTGCTCAGACCGACAATTCCTCACCCTGATTTTACTGAGATTTTAGGTCGAGGCAGCGATAGTTTTCAACCTGCAATTCGCTTGGGACTCGATCGGGATATGGGCAAACCTGTTGACGTTTTGGAAGTAGACTCCCACGCTACCAGCGAGCAAGTAAACGAACTAGAAATGATTTTGTGCAGCGAGTTGCCGCACCTGCGGGGATTTTGCACCGCCCAAGGCAACCCGGAAATTGGCAAACTTATCGGCACGACTGGCGAAGTTTTGCAAAGTTACCCGCTAGCTTTGACGCAGTTGCTAGTTGCATATCACATGATGAAAGCAATTCATGTCTATTAG
- a CDS encoding ABC transporter ATP-binding protein yields MEPLIDAPTSTEMPGATPVVETFNLGKFYRTGFWMNEKIESLKNCTLTVSEGETFGLLGQNGAGKTTLLKTLLGIVRPTSGRALLLGKPLGDRTVKQRVGYLPENPYFYDYLTGWEFLQFAAGLFQIPPSIQRQRIPNLLDLVGLSQSAAIKKQLRQYSKGMLQRIGMAQALINNPDVVFLDEPMSGLDPMGRYQMREIILSLKNQGKTIFFNSHILSDVEKICDRVAILAKGELICMGAIDELLGNTETYRVEGRGGHLNILKKWIPDMEVDNDLWYGHLQGEPKEFISSLSGTGGQLIAMNLAKPTLEEFFMQQLQERGIYSSG; encoded by the coding sequence ATGGAACCTCTTATAGATGCGCCAACTTCCACCGAGATGCCCGGAGCTACCCCTGTGGTGGAAACATTTAATCTGGGGAAGTTCTACCGTACCGGCTTCTGGATGAATGAAAAAATTGAATCGCTCAAAAATTGCACTCTGACTGTCTCCGAGGGGGAAACTTTCGGGTTGTTAGGGCAAAATGGAGCCGGGAAAACTACGCTGTTGAAAACTTTGCTGGGTATAGTGCGCCCCACTTCTGGGCGGGCGCTGCTTTTGGGGAAGCCTTTGGGCGATCGCACTGTGAAGCAGCGAGTCGGCTACTTGCCAGAAAATCCCTATTTTTACGATTATCTCACGGGCTGGGAATTCTTGCAATTTGCGGCGGGCTTATTTCAAATTCCCCCCTCGATTCAGCGGCAGCGAATCCCGAATTTGCTAGACTTAGTTGGCTTATCTCAATCGGCGGCAATTAAAAAACAGTTGCGCCAGTATTCTAAGGGAATGCTGCAACGGATCGGCATGGCTCAAGCTTTGATTAACAATCCAGATGTGGTATTTTTGGATGAGCCGATGTCTGGTTTAGATCCGATGGGACGCTATCAGATGCGGGAGATAATTTTATCGCTAAAAAATCAAGGAAAAACGATTTTTTTTAATTCGCATATATTGTCTGATGTGGAGAAGATTTGCGATCGAGTGGCAATTTTGGCGAAGGGTGAGTTAATCTGCATGGGTGCGATCGACGAACTCTTGGGTAATACTGAAACTTACCGGGTTGAAGGTAGGGGTGGCCACTTGAATATCCTGAAAAAATGGATACCGGATATGGAAGTTGATAATGATTTGTGGTACGGTCATTTGCAGGGCGAGCCGAAGGAGTTTATTTCTAGTCTGAGCGGTACGGGAGGGCAGCTAATTGCCATGAATTTGGCTAAGCCTACTTTGGAAGAGTTTTTTATGCAGCAACTGCAAGAAAGAGGGATTTATTCTAGTGGTTGA
- a CDS encoding NB-ARC domain-containing protein: MAGLLRASEEGLKIIDMVRRNLGWNKADELWCQAALTSKATLKRFWTQQPIRRETFIHICKAVGVKNWQDIVAREIQEPELLLAAAIADIPQDNQTDRTFPLPENLPPVRNWVQRTKEIDILKTTIVNSDIAAISIVGLPGIGKTCLVSQLIRQLHTENTPFTCAAWQSLQSATGKAPPFDRTIDSLLFTLSNGDITAAVNAQNDCGKKTENLLKILREKPCLLVFDRADTLLKTGEAKAAGYFAEDCAEYAWLFKQLLETEHQSKIIFTSRESLAELPPTVTREIQLNGLDRDAAVALLQSFNLTANAEELAEMGDRYSGHPKALQLVAALIRDDTEFQGNVWIFLHQRDWLLIRDIERLIDKIIARLGDGEQTCLSRISVYQTSEYPLSFAGISAQMPEVSKYELKENIIQALKRRQLLYYDRHLKSYHLHPLVREKGEYLLNQNPENLRTAHSKAYSYYISIPLKPESEWQNIEDIKPLIRAHYHASQAGDLDAANAIISEVYEYLRQWNCAELVCANLPLPLLTEVKNITL, encoded by the coding sequence ATGGCAGGTTTGCTTAGAGCATCCGAAGAAGGGCTAAAAATCATTGACATGGTAAGACGCAATCTCGGATGGAATAAAGCAGATGAGCTCTGGTGTCAGGCTGCTCTCACTTCAAAAGCAACTTTAAAGCGATTTTGGACGCAGCAACCAATTAGAAGAGAGACTTTTATACACATTTGCAAAGCTGTAGGTGTGAAAAACTGGCAAGACATTGTTGCGCGGGAAATTCAAGAACCAGAATTACTTTTAGCCGCCGCGATCGCAGATATCCCCCAAGACAACCAAACCGATCGCACTTTCCCCCTCCCAGAAAACTTACCCCCCGTCAGAAATTGGGTACAGCGCACCAAAGAAATCGATATCTTAAAAACTACGATCGTTAACTCAGATATCGCAGCCATCTCAATTGTCGGATTACCAGGGATCGGAAAAACCTGCCTCGTCAGCCAACTAATTCGTCAACTCCACACAGAAAATACCCCCTTCACCTGCGCCGCTTGGCAATCCTTGCAATCCGCAACTGGCAAAGCACCCCCCTTCGATCGCACAATTGACTCCCTGCTATTCACCCTCTCCAACGGCGACATTACCGCAGCCGTCAATGCTCAAAATGACTGCGGCAAAAAAACCGAAAATCTGCTCAAAATCCTCAGAGAAAAACCTTGCTTGCTCGTTTTCGATCGCGCCGACACACTTTTGAAAACAGGAGAAGCAAAAGCGGCTGGTTATTTCGCCGAAGATTGTGCAGAATATGCTTGGTTATTCAAACAACTATTAGAAACAGAACATCAAAGCAAAATTATTTTCACCAGTCGCGAAAGCTTAGCCGAATTGCCGCCAACAGTCACCCGCGAAATCCAGCTAAACGGATTGGATCGAGATGCCGCCGTTGCCCTATTGCAATCTTTTAATCTGACTGCGAATGCAGAGGAATTAGCCGAAATGGGCGATCGCTATTCAGGACATCCCAAAGCCTTACAACTCGTCGCAGCCTTGATACGAGATGATACCGAGTTTCAGGGAAATGTCTGGATTTTTCTGCACCAGAGAGACTGGTTGCTGATTCGAGATATTGAAAGATTAATTGATAAAATCATAGCACGTCTGGGCGACGGCGAGCAAACTTGTCTCAGCCGAATTTCAGTCTATCAAACCTCAGAATATCCGCTATCTTTTGCCGGAATTAGCGCTCAAATGCCAGAAGTTAGCAAGTATGAACTTAAGGAAAATATTATTCAGGCACTCAAGCGCAGGCAATTGCTATATTACGATCGCCACCTCAAATCCTATCACTTGCATCCCCTAGTCCGAGAAAAGGGCGAGTACCTGCTAAATCAAAACCCTGAAAATCTCCGTACAGCACACAGCAAAGCCTATAGTTATTATATTAGCATTCCCCTCAAACCTGAATCTGAATGGCAAAATATCGAGGATATCAAGCCGTTAATCAGAGCGCACTACCATGCTTCTCAAGCAGGAGATTTAGATGCAGCAAATGCGATTATTTCTGAAGTCTATGAGTATTTGCGGCAGTGGAATTGTGCAGAGTTAGTATGTGCAAATCTACCGTTGCCATTGTTAACCGAGGTAAAAAACATAACTTTGTAG
- a CDS encoding YcjF family protein, whose product MPLPRLLTLIAAFCLALGLIIGLVSSLTGLYSQVAWSASPLLANLLIFLIIVLLATLIFALVYYFRLLQRPQKVKGKRPITPKIPVVKSEAASENLKAIRQQVDRIQDEVARQALLLRAREIEASMARGSVRVVVFGTGSAGKTSAVNALVGRMAGQVGAPMGTTEVGETYTLKLKGIDRELAITDTPGILEAGVAGTYREELARQLAARADLILFVLDGDLRKSEYEPLRTLAEIGKRSIVVFNKVDLYPDTDRDEILTRLRQRVKGFVSAMDVVAISANPQKVVLEDGTIFQPDPDIMPLIRRVAAILRAEGEDLIADNILLQSQHLGDQARKLIDAQRRRQADKAVERFQWIGAGVIAVTPLPVVDLLATAAVNAQMVVEIAKIYGCELNIDRAKELALSLAKTLASLGIVEGVIQVVSRALQLSVAGFVLGKAIQAVSAAYLTRIAGKSFIEYFRHDQDWGDGGIAEVVQRQFQLNRKDEFVKAFVKDAIARVVEPLNIYQQESEPELEMSAELESEIEPEPLYQRPQYDDWETYSNKRNDEW is encoded by the coding sequence ATGCCTTTGCCGCGCCTGTTAACCTTAATTGCTGCTTTCTGCCTCGCCCTGGGGCTGATTATTGGGCTGGTGAGTTCCTTAACAGGGCTTTACAGTCAAGTTGCGTGGTCTGCTTCTCCGCTGCTGGCTAATTTGCTGATTTTCCTGATAATTGTACTTTTGGCAACGCTAATTTTTGCGCTGGTTTACTATTTTAGGCTGCTGCAACGCCCCCAGAAAGTTAAGGGAAAACGGCCGATTACTCCGAAGATTCCTGTTGTCAAAAGTGAAGCTGCTTCGGAAAATCTCAAAGCAATTCGGCAACAAGTCGATCGCATTCAAGATGAAGTAGCGCGGCAAGCTTTGCTGTTGAGAGCCCGCGAAATTGAAGCTAGCATGGCTCGCGGCAGCGTTCGAGTAGTTGTTTTCGGCACCGGTTCTGCGGGCAAAACTTCCGCTGTGAATGCGCTGGTGGGGCGGATGGCGGGACAGGTGGGCGCGCCGATGGGAACTACCGAAGTTGGCGAAACTTACACTCTGAAATTGAAAGGAATCGATCGAGAATTAGCAATTACCGATACCCCAGGCATCTTGGAAGCGGGAGTTGCGGGGACTTACAGAGAGGAATTGGCGAGGCAGTTGGCGGCGAGGGCCGATTTGATCTTATTTGTTTTGGACGGCGATTTGCGAAAATCCGAGTACGAACCGCTGCGGACTTTGGCAGAAATTGGCAAAAGGTCGATCGTGGTTTTTAATAAAGTTGACCTTTATCCCGACACCGACAGAGATGAAATTCTCACTAGACTGCGGCAGCGAGTCAAAGGTTTTGTATCAGCAATGGATGTAGTAGCGATTAGCGCCAATCCGCAAAAAGTTGTACTAGAAGACGGCACAATTTTTCAGCCAGACCCGGATATTATGCCATTAATTCGGCGCGTCGCTGCGATTTTGCGAGCCGAAGGCGAAGACTTAATTGCGGACAATATTTTGCTGCAATCTCAGCACTTGGGAGACCAAGCGCGCAAGTTAATTGACGCTCAAAGAAGGCGGCAAGCTGATAAAGCAGTAGAGCGATTTCAGTGGATCGGAGCCGGAGTAATTGCTGTTACGCCTTTGCCCGTTGTGGATTTGTTAGCGACAGCAGCAGTTAACGCTCAAATGGTAGTAGAAATTGCCAAGATTTACGGCTGCGAATTAAATATCGATCGCGCGAAAGAATTGGCATTGTCTCTAGCAAAAACCCTAGCAAGTTTGGGAATAGTTGAAGGTGTAATTCAAGTAGTGTCAAGGGCGTTGCAGTTAAGCGTAGCGGGGTTTGTACTTGGCAAAGCAATTCAAGCAGTCAGCGCCGCTTATTTAACTAGAATTGCCGGTAAAAGTTTTATTGAATATTTCCGCCACGACCAAGATTGGGGCGACGGCGGCATCGCCGAAGTCGTGCAAAGGCAGTTTCAGTTAAATCGGAAAGACGAGTTTGTCAAAGCATTTGTCAAAGATGCGATCGCCCGCGTTGTCGAACCTCTGAACATTTATCAGCAGGAATCGGAACCAGAATTAGAAATGTCAGCCGAATTGGAATCAGAAATAGAACCAGAACCCTTGTATCAGCGGCCGCAATACGACGATTGGGAAACTTACAGCAACAAACGCAACGATGAGTGGTAA
- a CDS encoding adenylate/guanylate cyclase domain-containing protein, whose product MNQPSSEKLRGSILIVDDSLNNLLLLELILSRKGYKVEAASSGQLALDSVDLAQPDLILLDIMMPDMDGYEVCSRLKASDRTRGIPIIFLSAVVQASEKVKAFKAGGADYITKPFQTVEVIARVENQLRLRELELQLRDKNLMLQQEIAYREQAEMETRLLLETTKSQKQKIEELLLNILPKAIAKRLQEKQSIIADSFSDVSVLFADLVGFTNFASQRSAVETVNVLNQIFSQFDELSLRHGLEKIKTMGDAYMVVGGLPEPQENHAFAIAQMALDMQAAVASFNVQNNHNFSLRIGINIGAVVAGVLGLTKFSYDLWGDTVNVAQRMESSGIPGEIQVTAAVYDRLKDKFLLKMRGAVEIKGKGEMMVYLLVGRN is encoded by the coding sequence ATGAATCAACCATCTTCCGAAAAATTAAGGGGCAGTATTTTAATTGTGGACGACAGTCTTAACAATTTATTGTTACTGGAGCTGATCTTATCCAGGAAAGGCTATAAAGTAGAAGCCGCATCTAGCGGTCAACTGGCACTCGATTCTGTGGATTTGGCTCAGCCCGACTTGATTTTGCTAGATATTATGATGCCCGATATGGATGGCTATGAAGTTTGCAGTCGCTTGAAAGCGAGCGATCGCACTCGCGGCATTCCCATTATTTTTCTGAGTGCTGTGGTACAAGCTTCTGAGAAGGTGAAAGCCTTTAAGGCTGGCGGCGCGGACTACATTACTAAACCTTTTCAAACCGTAGAGGTGATCGCTAGGGTAGAAAATCAATTGCGGCTGCGGGAACTAGAGTTGCAACTGAGGGATAAAAATCTGATGTTGCAGCAAGAAATCGCCTATCGGGAACAGGCTGAAATGGAAACGCGGTTGCTGTTAGAAACAACCAAGTCTCAGAAACAAAAAATTGAAGAATTGCTATTAAATATTTTGCCTAAAGCGATTGCAAAGCGCTTGCAGGAGAAACAAAGCATAATTGCTGACAGCTTTTCGGATGTCAGCGTTTTATTTGCCGATTTGGTGGGATTTACGAATTTTGCATCTCAAAGAAGTGCGGTAGAAACGGTGAACGTTTTGAATCAAATTTTCAGTCAATTTGACGAGTTGTCGTTACGGCACGGTTTGGAGAAAATCAAAACTATGGGTGACGCTTACATGGTAGTTGGCGGTTTGCCCGAACCGCAGGAAAATCACGCTTTTGCGATCGCCCAAATGGCACTGGATATGCAAGCTGCTGTCGCTAGCTTCAATGTCCAAAACAATCACAACTTTAGTCTCCGCATTGGGATAAATATTGGTGCGGTGGTGGCGGGAGTCCTTGGTTTAACTAAATTTAGTTACGATTTGTGGGGGGATACAGTAAATGTTGCTCAGCGGATGGAATCAAGCGGTATTCCGGGGGAAATTCAGGTAACTGCTGCGGTTTACGATCGTTTAAAAGATAAATTTTTGTTGAAAATGCGCGGTGCTGTTGAGATCAAAGGTAAAGGAGAAATGATGGTTTATTTGTTGGTAGGGAGAAATTAG
- a CDS encoding ARC6/PARC6 family protein, whose protein sequence is MKPIILIAILTPLWLTPPAKTENITCPRQPIATNYCKDRISQAQNITLGQASDLISKWLEAKQKIFAPPFDRQLLAKMTTGILYADTVKGIDYLSNSNSQYRYGVQKVESVERFAASGNKATIEVRVTEDATVYRNGKVDSSSFNTKLVRYTLEYWDGIWKIADSQIISH, encoded by the coding sequence ATGAAACCGATCATTCTAATCGCTATCTTAACTCCTTTGTGGTTGACTCCGCCCGCGAAAACGGAAAATATTACTTGTCCCAGACAACCGATTGCAACAAATTACTGCAAAGATCGTATTAGTCAAGCTCAGAATATTACTCTCGGACAAGCTTCGGATTTAATTAGCAAGTGGTTGGAGGCCAAGCAGAAAATATTTGCTCCTCCATTCGATCGCCAATTGTTGGCTAAAATGACTACAGGTATTTTGTATGCCGATACAGTCAAAGGGATAGACTATCTGAGCAACAGCAATTCTCAGTACAGATACGGTGTCCAAAAAGTTGAATCCGTCGAACGCTTTGCAGCATCTGGGAACAAAGCCACTATTGAAGTCAGAGTCACCGAAGATGCCACAGTTTACCGAAATGGCAAAGTCGATAGTAGCAGTTTCAATACTAAGCTAGTTCGCTATACCTTAGAGTATTGGGATGGCATCTGGAAAATTGCCGACTCTCAAATTATCAGTCATTAG
- a CDS encoding hybrid sensor histidine kinase/response regulator yields MNRPSVLIIDDDPNNFDVIETLLSEQDYQLHYAATGQEAIASLDIFYPDLILLDVMMPGIDGIEVCRQIKAMSKWQAVPIIMVTALNSKSDLAHCLTAGADDFISKPVNAIELRARVHCMLRIKHQYDDLQSLLKLREDMVKMVVHDLRNPLAGMLLGLELLKSVESPREKQQRQLERIYSSAQAIQLLIDDLLQIALLEAGKTRLNYTEVYLCELIESAISNFEDIAARKNQSLVAQLPEETSRKVSVDATMIHRALDNLLANAIKFSPPNSQIIVTVEFLTSGNAKIQVIDSGPGVPDTLRHKIFEKYEIGNLMSDVSQIGLGLAFCKMVVEAHGGEICVRSNQPKGAIFEITLAA; encoded by the coding sequence GTGAACAGACCATCCGTTTTAATCATTGACGACGATCCCAATAATTTTGATGTAATTGAAACCCTCTTGAGCGAGCAAGACTATCAATTGCATTACGCTGCCACCGGGCAAGAAGCGATCGCATCCCTCGACATATTTTATCCGGATCTTATTTTGCTGGATGTGATGATGCCGGGAATAGATGGCATCGAAGTTTGTCGGCAAATCAAAGCCATGTCAAAATGGCAAGCCGTTCCCATCATTATGGTGACAGCATTAAACTCAAAATCCGACCTTGCCCATTGTCTCACAGCAGGCGCTGACGACTTCATTAGTAAACCTGTAAATGCTATTGAACTACGTGCCAGAGTTCACTGTATGCTGCGTATTAAGCACCAGTATGACGACCTGCAAAGCTTACTCAAATTGCGGGAAGATATGGTTAAAATGGTAGTCCACGATTTACGCAATCCCCTGGCTGGTATGTTGCTTGGATTGGAACTGCTAAAAAGCGTAGAGTCTCCTAGAGAAAAACAACAAAGGCAACTGGAGAGAATTTACTCGTCTGCACAAGCAATCCAGCTATTAATTGATGATTTATTGCAAATTGCTTTACTAGAAGCCGGTAAAACTCGTCTCAATTACACAGAGGTTTATCTGTGCGAGCTCATAGAGTCTGCCATATCAAACTTTGAAGATATCGCTGCTAGAAAAAATCAGTCGCTCGTCGCTCAATTACCAGAAGAGACCAGTAGGAAAGTCTCGGTTGATGCCACCATGATACATCGAGCGCTGGATAATCTCCTCGCGAATGCCATTAAGTTTTCCCCACCCAATAGTCAAATCATAGTGACTGTAGAATTCCTCACATCTGGCAACGCCAAAATCCAGGTTATCGACTCTGGGCCGGGTGTTCCTGATACATTGCGGCACAAGATTTTTGAGAAATACGAGATAGGAAATCTGATGTCTGATGTCTCTCAAATAGGGTTGGGTTTAGCTTTCTGCAAAATGGTCGTTGAGGCACATGGGGGGGAAATTTGTGTGAGAAGCAACCAACCAAAAGGTGCCATTTTTGAAATCACTTTGGCCGCATAG
- a CDS encoding tetratricopeptide repeat protein, protein MDVFVDYYQLLSLEPGWDTDRLRKALKNAFRGNQGRINVATGKKREEIEQRQALIPKAQKILLDPDAKAKYDQELAEWKQTATPFEVAAAAAIPTLLELWQLIDDGRYRDAVEGGKKLVQHTPNDYLAWEVYARANYYCKEYRTAVSAAEQAIRCNPQKAELYADAGEYLAADEQWDKAVLQLHRAIQLEPNNSGYKLNLASIYIGHEIWADAEALLKGVLSQEPSNSTARYFMAIVINDRASERISEVVELANSGKQGQARKILKEIQRDFDEAQKLAGNNLELLDLLSSNSIQVRRWLGVNFYYRLFGFSLDGVLASPGFALMAIDGGTNQLATIGGVIVALAIWGYSWVWLAYKNCGQDLIKRLLGMQIVSDDQRLPSLGQLITRAIIKPFNFFLAYLVFGLIIVFSMFGHLGQMGSGVAAAIGMTVGLMLIGLRIFWDLFFVTSKEVMPTFFGSALFMHEKIARTTVVAANKNDVMNFGEYHWF, encoded by the coding sequence ATGGATGTATTTGTTGACTACTACCAACTTTTAAGTCTCGAACCTGGGTGGGACACGGACAGACTCCGAAAAGCACTAAAAAATGCTTTTCGTGGCAACCAAGGTCGCATTAATGTTGCTACGGGTAAAAAACGCGAAGAAATTGAACAGCGCCAAGCTTTGATTCCTAAAGCTCAAAAAATACTTCTCGATCCTGATGCTAAGGCGAAATATGACCAAGAATTAGCTGAGTGGAAACAGACTGCGACTCCCTTTGAGGTAGCAGCCGCAGCAGCTATACCAACCCTGCTAGAACTGTGGCAATTAATTGATGATGGACGTTATCGCGATGCAGTAGAAGGTGGGAAAAAGTTAGTTCAACACACGCCCAATGACTATTTAGCTTGGGAAGTATACGCCCGTGCCAATTACTATTGTAAAGAGTACAGGACTGCTGTTAGTGCTGCTGAACAAGCGATTCGGTGTAATCCCCAAAAAGCTGAATTGTATGCTGATGCTGGTGAATACTTAGCGGCCGATGAGCAATGGGATAAAGCAGTTCTTCAGCTTCATCGAGCTATTCAACTAGAGCCAAATAATTCTGGTTACAAATTAAATTTAGCTAGTATCTACATAGGTCATGAAATTTGGGCAGATGCAGAAGCACTGCTCAAGGGAGTATTGAGCCAAGAACCTTCTAATTCAACGGCTCGTTATTTCATGGCAATTGTGATTAATGACCGAGCCTCAGAAAGAATTTCGGAAGTGGTTGAACTCGCAAATTCTGGCAAACAAGGACAAGCTCGCAAAATCTTGAAAGAAATTCAACGAGATTTTGACGAAGCACAAAAACTAGCAGGCAATAATCTTGAACTCTTAGACTTGCTCAGTTCTAATTCTATACAGGTAAGACGGTGGTTGGGAGTCAATTTTTATTATCGGTTATTTGGCTTTTCACTTGATGGAGTTTTGGCATCTCCTGGATTTGCATTAATGGCTATTGACGGAGGTACTAATCAGTTAGCTACTATTGGGGGTGTCATAGTTGCCTTAGCAATTTGGGGCTATTCTTGGGTATGGCTAGCATATAAAAATTGCGGTCAAGACCTCATTAAACGTCTATTAGGGATGCAAATTGTCAGTGACGATCAGAGACTTCCCAGCTTAGGTCAGTTAATTACTAGAGCCATCATTAAACCGTTTAATTTCTTTTTAGCTTACTTGGTATTTGGTCTAATCATTGTGTTTTCCATGTTCGGACATTTGGGACAAATGGGAAGCGGTGTTGCAGCAGCCATTGGTATGACGGTTGGGCTCATGCTTATAGGGCTCAGAATTTTCTGGGATTTATTTTTTGTCACCAGTAAAGAAGTCATGCCAACATTTTTTGGTTCGGCTTTATTTATGCACGAGAAAATCGCACGAACTACAGTGGTAGCTGCCAACAAGAATGATGTGATGAACTTTGGTGAATATCATTGGTTCTAA
- a CDS encoding hybrid sensor histidine kinase/response regulator, which translates to MSQFSILIVDDEPDNFDVIEILLSEQDYQLHYAASGQEAIASLDIFDPDLILLDVMMPGIDGIEICRQIKAISKWQAVPIIMVTALNSKSDLAYCLTAGADDFIGKPVNAIELRARVHSMLRIKQQYDRIQNSYHIQENTINLLESTLNELRGNLASTLSHELNTPLNGILGTIGWLKDEIENMEIAQTREMLGWAHDSARRLEKLTKKFLIYLGLELSASQQHKIESAQTKFSASAIETELKYQAQKANRSNDLLLTLEEAEIALSERYLSTLLHELIDNALKFSSPETTIKVSSQVIGEMLHLSVHDSGRGMTKEQIAKIGAFMQFERKRYEQQGTGIGLKIVTKIVELAGGKFSITSIYKKETTVHVTLPIVRN; encoded by the coding sequence ATGTCTCAATTTTCTATCTTAATTGTTGATGATGAGCCGGATAACTTTGATGTGATAGAAATTCTGTTATCAGAGCAGGATTATCAATTGCATTATGCTGCCAGCGGGCAAGAAGCGATCGCATCCCTCGACATATTCGATCCGGATCTTATTTTGCTGGATGTGATGATGCCGGGAATAGACGGCATCGAGATTTGTCGGCAAATCAAAGCCATATCAAAATGGCAAGCCGTTCCCATCATTATGGTGACAGCATTAAACTCAAAATCCGACCTTGCGTATTGTCTAACTGCCGGAGCAGACGACTTCATCGGTAAACCTGTAAATGCTATTGAACTGCGTGCTCGCGTGCATTCAATGCTCAGAATCAAGCAACAGTACGATCGTATCCAGAACTCATACCACATCCAAGAAAATACCATCAATCTCTTGGAAAGCACCCTCAATGAGCTGCGTGGCAACTTAGCTTCTACTCTATCCCACGAACTGAATACGCCCCTCAATGGCATCTTAGGTACGATCGGGTGGCTCAAGGACGAGATCGAAAACATGGAGATCGCCCAAACCCGTGAGATGTTAGGCTGGGCACATGATTCTGCCCGTCGCCTAGAAAAATTAACGAAAAAATTCCTGATTTATTTAGGATTAGAACTATCGGCAAGTCAACAGCACAAGATTGAATCTGCCCAAACTAAATTTTCAGCTTCCGCCATTGAAACCGAGTTGAAATATCAGGCTCAGAAGGCCAACCGTAGCAACGATCTGTTGTTAACTCTTGAGGAAGCGGAGATCGCTCTATCAGAGCGATATCTATCAACGCTGCTCCATGAATTAATTGATAATGCACTGAAATTTTCCTCACCAGAGACAACCATTAAAGTTAGCAGTCAAGTCATAGGGGAGATGCTGCATTTATCTGTACATGACTCGGGGCGGGGCATGACAAAAGAGCAAATTGCTAAAATTGGTGCATTCATGCAGTTTGAGCGCAAGAGGTATGAGCAACAGGGCACCGGTATCGGCTTAAAAATTGTCACGAAAATTGTCGAACTAGCAGGAGGAAAGTTTTCAATTACCAGTATCTATAAAAAGGAAACAACTGTACACGTCACTCTGCCGATTGTCCGCAATTAG